The genomic DNA CATCTTCACGCACATGTCGGCAGACAGATTGCGCCGCACCAGGGTAGTGATGCGGGCCGCGCGCTCGCGGTTATACGCGAAGTCGTGCACGCGCTCCGGATAGCGAATCGCGAACACGTGCCGCAACGCGATCTCCGAATCTTCGTTCTTGATTTCCATCACGCGACGCATCAACGCGCCGAGCACCGCGAGCCGGCCATTGCCTTCGATGCGGTTGTACTTCTTGAAGTATTTGAAAAAGTGCTTGTAGTGACGGACTTCGTCGGTGCGGATGTTGTCGGTGATCTGCTTGAGCACCGGCTCGTCCGAGCACTCGTTGATCGCGCGATACAGCGTCGCGGTACCCGTTTCGACGACGCAACGCGCGACCATCTCGAGCGCGCGGGTCTTTTCGAAATCCTCGACCGAGCACGTGAGCGAATACTCGCCCATGAAATTACGGAACGCGGTGTCCCAGTCGAACTCCGGCCACACATATCCGATATAGGTCTTCAGCGCCCGGCCGTGCTGCATTTCCTCAGGCTCCCACTCGTCGTTGAGCCAGGCAGAGACCTCGGGATCGCCGTTGAAAAACGTACTCAGATTGCTGGTATAGAGATCGGTGCCGCTTTCGATGAACGAAGCCGCACACAGCAACAGCAGCAGGTCTTCGTTGACGGCGGCCTTCTGCCGGTCAATGCGCGTCAGATCGATGTCCTCGATCCGCCAGGGCATGACATGGTTCAGCTCTGTTTGCATCGTGTCTTGCTCCCATGCTGTACCGGCCGGTGGAGCCACTCGCAACTGCCCCCCGCGCTCGCCGTGATGTTTCTCCGTGCCGGATACAACGCCGTGAATTAGAGTTGGGCCCTCGTACTCTGCATGTTAGCCGGAGATATCCGGGCATGCAGATCACACAGCACAGACCATGCCGCATCAACGCAGTTCCGACTGCAAGATAGTCGAAATCTTCCAACGTATTCAACGAAGTGCGCAAGGCGGAAAAAAACCCGTTCAAACGGCTGGCTTTCTGGACAGACGTCCGGTCCGGCGGGCTTGTCGGCCCTGGCGGGCGTCCGCGTCCTCAGGCAGGTTGTACGTCGCCCGACACGGGACGCACGCGACGCATACGCAGCGCGACGATGATCAGCGACACGCCCGAGAGCACCGCCGCAAGCAGCACGTAATAACTTGGCGCGAGTTTGTCGCCGGTCAAATGAATGAAGGTTTCGACGATGGTCGGCGCGAAGCCGCCGAAGATCGTCACGCCGAGGCTGTAACCGATCGAAAGACCGGTCGAGCGCACCTGGGTTGGGAAGATCTCCGACATCAGCGCGGGCATCGGCCCCGAGTAAGCGGCCTTGAACATACCGGCGACGCCTTGCAGCACGAGCAGCCAGCCAATCGTCGGATGAGTCTGCAGCCACGCGAACATCGGATAAATCAGTAGACCCAGCAGGATCGACGTCGTCAGCATGATGCGAATGCGGCCGATGCGATCTGACAGCGCGCCCATGATCGGCGAGAAGATGAACTGCATACCGCCGTTCAGCACGACTACGCCGAACGACGCGGCCGCCGCCATATGCAGCTGCTTGACCGCGTAGAGCGGCATGTAGAGCTGCAGCACGTACACGCCGACGGTCGACTGCGCGACGATGCCGATCGTGAGCAGCAGGTTGACCCACTGATTGGAGAACGACGCGTCCTTCGTCTCGCTCACGACCTTGCGCTCGCCAGCCGCCTCGCTGGCCGCGCGCTCTTCACGCAACGCGAGGAATTCGGGCGTCTCGTCGAGATGCGAGCGGATGTAGTAGCCGACCGGCCCGAGCAGCAGACCAAACACGAACGGCAAGCGCCAGCCCCAGCTATTCAGATGCTCGGCCGGCAGCCATGCGCTCAGGAGCGAACCGAAGGCCGCCGCGGTGATCGCCGCGAGACCCTGGCTCGCGAACTGCCAGCTCGCGTAATAGCCGCGACGCGACGCGCTGTGCTCGACCATGAACGCGGTCGCGCTGCCGAACTCACCGCCGACCGCGAAGCCCTGCACGAGCCGGGCGAACAGCACCAGCAGCGGCGCCGCGAGACCGACCGACGAAAACGGCGGCATCACCGCCATCGTGAAGGTACCGACCATCATCAGCGCGATGGCGAGCGTGAGCGCCGCCTTGCGGCCCTTGCGGTCGCCGTACACGCCGAGCACGACCGCGCCGAGCGGACGCATCAGGAACGAGATGCCGAACGTGGCGATTGCGAGCAGCGTCGAGAGCCACTCGTCCTGCATCGGGAAGAACTGTTTCGCAATGATCGTCGCGAAGTAGCCGTAGACCAGGAAGTCGAACCACTCGAGCGCGTTGCCAATCGACGACGAGAAAACGATCCGCCGCACCATCGCTTTCGAAAGCGGCGCGGCGCGAGGCGAAGCGATCGTCGAATGCAACGCGGGAGTGTTCATGGTGGTCTCCTGTTTGTCTACTGTTGCGGACCTCGGCTCAGCGTGTTGCGGTGTTGCGACCTAGAAACCGGCGGCGAGCCCGTCGCGGCGGCTGTCGCTGGCTGCCACGTAGCCGCGTTCCGGCTCGTTGCGATCGAGCTTCCAGATGAACTGGCCGGAGCCGAAGTCCATGTACGGATCGTCGACCGACTTGATCGTGTGGCCGAGCTTCTGCAAGCCCTCGGTGGTCTTCGGATCGAGCGTCGACTCGATATCGACCGTGAAGTCGTGGTTGACCTTCCAGCGCGGCGCATCGCACGCGGCCTGCGGCTGCTGACCGTAGTCGAGCATGCGCACTACCGTTTGCAGATGGCCTTGCGGCTGCATGTCGCCGCCCATCACGCCGAAGCTCATCACCGCTTCCTGCCGACCGTTCACCTGCTGCGTGAGGAACGCCGGGATGATCGTGTGGAACGGCCGCTTGCCGCCCTCGACGACGTTCGGCGAGTTCGGATCCATCGAGAAGCCGCAGCCGCGGTTCTGCAGCGCGATACCGCTGTCCGGCACCACGACGCCCGAGCCGAAGCCCATGTAGTTCGACTGGATGAAGCTGACCATCATGCCGCTCTCGTCCGCCGCCGACATGTAGATCGTGCCGCCCGCCTTCGGCATGCCGAAGTTGAAGTGCGTCGCGCGCTTGGGATCGATCAGCTTCGCACGCGACGTGAGATAAGCGTCGTCGAGCATCTGCTCGGGCGTGACTTCCATCGAACGCGGATCAGCGACGTAGCGATACACGTCGGCAAACGCGAGCTTCATCGCTTCAATCTGCAGATGCTGCGACTCGACGCTGTCGACCTTCAGCGACTTCACGTCGAACTTCTCGAGAATGCCGAGCGCAACCAGCGCCGCGATGCCCTGGCCGTTCGGCGGAATCTCATGCACGGTGTAGCCGCGATAGTCCTTGCCGATCGGCTCGACCCAGTCCGCGCGGTAGTTGCGCAGATCGTCGGCGCTCAGCGCGCCGCCGCCTTCGCGCGCGAACGCGGCGATACGCTCGGCGATCTCGCCTTCGTAGTACGCGCGCGGGCCTTGCTCGGCGAGTTGACGCAGCGTCTTTGCGTGACCGGGGAAGCGCACCAGTTCGCTGACTTCAGGCGCGCGGCCGCGCGGCATGAAGGTCTGTGCGAAGCCCGGCTGATCCTTCAGTTCCGGCACGGCAGCCGCCCATTTGTACGCGACGACGCTCGCCACCGCGTGACCGCGCTCCGCGATCTCGATGGCCGGCTCCATCAGGTCGGCGAACGGCAGCTTGCCGAACTTCTGATGCAGCGCTTCCCAGCCGGCGATCACGCCGGGCACCGTGACCGCGTCCCAGCCGCGCTTCGGCTGCTTCGCGAGGCCGTTTTCCTCGCCGTATTTGCGCTTGAAGTATTCGACGTTCCATGCGGCCGGCGACACGCCCGACGCGTTCAGACCATGCAGCTTCTTGCCGTCCCACACGAGCGCGAACGCATCGCCGCCAAGGCCGCACGACACCGGCTCGACGACCGTGATCGCGGCGGCGGCCGCGATGGCCGCATCGACGGCATTGCCGCCCTTCCACAGCATACGCAGCCCGGCCTGCGCGGCGAGCGGATGCGAGGTCGAGACGATATTGCGTGCGAATACGGGCAGACGTTGTGTCGGATAGGGGTTTTGCCAGTTGAAGCCAGTCATGTCGAACACTCTCGAAAGCGTGGCCCGGCACGCAAAAGTCGCCGGACATCGTGGGAAAGGTTGTAAAGCAAGTAAATCGTGGAACCCAGGATTGCATCGCGAAGCGGGGCAAAAAACAAATTCATTTATCAAATGAATAAATGCGCGATGCATCTGAATGGCGGGGTCGAAGCAGGTTTGAAACCTTGCCGTGAAGTTTAGGCGGATTGCGCCCGTTAGCGGGCGAGGGGCCCGATGGTCTTACAATAGCGACAGCCGCGTTCGGCGACGGACCGCGCCGATACAACAGCCACGACACGAGACACATGACACGAGACCCCCGCCTGACTCTCAACGCCCGGCAACAGGAATTGCTGGAGTGGGTGCAACGCGACGGCTTCGTAACCGTGGACGACCTCGCGAGCCATTTCGACGTCACACCGCAGACGATCCGCCGCGACGTCAACTGGCTCGCCGATATGAACCTGCTGCGCCGCTATCACGGCGGCGCCAGTCTGCCGACCAGCTCCGAGAACGTCTCCTACACCGCGCGGCAGCGGATGTTCCATGAAGAGAAACGACGCATCGCGGCACTCGTGGCCACTCACATTCCCGATCAGGCGTCGCTGTTCATCAACCTCGGCACGACTACCGAGGAAGTCGCGCGTGCGCTGAACCGCCACCGCGGACTGCGCGTGGTCACGAACAATCTGAACGTCGCAAGCATGATGAGCGGCTACCCGGATTGCGAGGTGCTGGTGACGGGCGGCATCGTGCGGCCATGGGACAAAGGCATCGTCGGCGAACTGGCGATCGACTTCATCCGGCAGTTCAAGGTCGATTTCGCGATCATCGGCACGTCGAGCATCGAAACGGACGGTACGCTGCGCGATTTCGACACGCGCGAGGTGCGTGTCGCCGAGGCGATCATCGAGCACGCGCGCACCGTGTTCCTCGCTGCCGATCACTCAAAGTTCGGCCGCCCGGCACTAGTTCGCCAGGGACATCTGGAACAGATCGATGCGCTGTTTACCGACGCAGCCCCGCCCGCCGACATGACCGAGGCGCTGAGCGCCGCCAATTGTCAAATCTATATCGCCGGATAATGCCAGGCGTTCTCCGCCATGCTGCGGTGCACGCAAAACTTCGCGTGAAATCAAGAATCTGGCTGCGGGGCCGGACCGCCAATCGCGCAGCGAATTGTCAAATGGAAAATTTACGGGCACCAGGTTGGCGTTTCATCGGTGCTCGCCTACACTCCAGTTCCCCAACGTGCGTTGCGAGTTTCGCACGGCGTCGGTTGTGTGAATCTGTCGTGTAAGCCGTACCTCCCGCCCTGATCCTTTAGCGGACCCCGACCCGGCCTGCCGGTCGACTGTATGGGTTGTCCGCGATTGCCTGACATGGAGAGAACGATGCTGAGTCCGCATGAATTCGCCACGTTGTTGCTCGTCAAGGACGCCCCCCACCAGGTCGATATGGACCGACAAGAACTCGATGCGTTGCTCGAACGCCAATTGGTGCAACTCGAACGCCTCGCATCGGGCAATGAAGAATGGCGCGTCACGGAAACCGGCGACACCGCGTTGCGGGCCATCAAACGTTATTCCTGAGTTTCTCCGGCAGTCGATTCGAGAGTCGTTGGCGGCGTGCTCGCGCCGCCTTGGCGCACGCCCCGCGCGCTCCCCTCTTGCGACTTCGCCTCACCCGATTCGCATAACGACGGCCGCCTTCGCGGCCTTTTATTGTGCGCGGCTCATTTACACAGTAAATTCACGCGACGGACTCCCCGCCCTCGCATATGCCCAAGACGCTCTCCGCCGACGACATCCAGCAGTTTCGCGAAGCCATGCGGCGTGTCGCCGAAAATGCCTTCGCGACACGCGGCGCGCAGGGCGTAACGATGCGCGAGCTGGCGAAGGAGCTCGGCTGCAGCGCGATGACTCCCTATCGCTATTTCCGCGACAAAGACGAAATTCTGGCGATGGTCCGCGCCGCCGCGTTCAACCGGTTCGCCGCGCGCCTCGAAGCGGCCGCGCAAAGCATCCCCATGGATGCCCCCGCGATCGATCACAGCGCCGTCAGCCGGGCCTACGTCGCCTTCGCGCTCGACGAACCGCACGCCTACCGTTTGATGTTCGACCAGACGCCGCAGCAGCAAGGCGCTTACCCTGAACTGGCCGACGCGTCGCGGCGCGCATGGCAGCTGCTGGAAGCGCATTTCGAGCGGCTCGTCGAAGCGGGCATTCTCGAAGGCGATCCGCGCCTGATCGGCTACGCGTACTGGACGAGCCTGCACGGTTTCACGATGCTCGCGCTCGCGAACCAGTTGCCGCCGTCGGCGGCGCAACAGGCCCCTTCTGCTGCGGACGGCGCCCAACAGCCGTCGCGCGAAGCGGTGTTCGCGCAGATTTTGCGCATGCTGTGGCGCGGAGCGTTGGCGCAGCGCGCGTAAATCTGTGCGCCGCTCACCCGGCACGCAAGGTCGAATCGACACTCGCACGCCAGCTGATTGCCCTTGCGCGCTGCTCGTTGAAGAACTCGACCCACTGGTTACGCACCTTCGGATCGCTGCTCGTCGCCTCGCTGGCATGGCGCTGCGCAATCGACGCCTGGAACGCGCAGAAGTCCTCCTTCGACAGCCGCCCGCGCCGGTTCGCCACATAGGCGTCGAAGAACGTCTCGTAGACGACCTGCGCGTCGGGGCCGTAGTCGACGATCTGCGGCGAGCACATCTGCTGCAACGCATCGAACGACGGCGCGCCCCTCGTCCCCTCCAGGCTCGGCGTGCTCACGCATCCCGCCAGAAGCACCGCCGCGCCGATCATCAAAAGTCCACGCATACATCACCTCGAAATGGCTGCTGACGAGAGTATCGTCCGCGGCTATGCGTTGCGCCACTCCCTCGCCATACGGCCAGGATTGGTTCGGATAGAGTGAACTTTACTTTTTCGAATATGTTCATTAGAGTTCGCAAACGAACATGGTGCGTTCGATTTGCTTTCCAACTCACTTCCAGATTCGATGCAAAGGACTCAGCAGGTGGCGCAAGGCACGAACTACGATTTGCTCGTCGTGGGCGGCGGGATCAACGGCGCCGGCATCGCCCGCGACGCGGCCGGTCGCGGCCTGTCGGTGCTGCTGTGCGAGCAGGACGATCTGGCCGCGCACACGTCGTCGGCGAGTACCAAGCTGATTCACGGCGGCCTGCGCTACCTCGAGTACCGTGAGTTCGGGCTCGTGCGCAAGGCGCTGCAGGAACGCGAAACGCTGCTACGTGCGGCGCCGCATATCATGTGGCCGCTGCGCTTCGTGATGCCGCATATGCCGGACCTGCGCCCCGCCTGGCTGATCCGGGCGGGTCTGTTCCTCTACGACCATCTGGCCAAACGCGAGCTGCTGCCGGGTTCGCGCGGCATCGTGATGAGCCGGCATCCCGCCGGCGCGCCGCTCGTCGATTCGATCAAGCGCGGCTTTGTATATTCGGATGGCTGGGTCAACGACGCGCGCCTCGTCGTGCTGACCGCGCTCGACGCGCACGAGCGCGGCGCGACGATCCTAACGCGCACGAAGCTGGTCAAGGCCGAGCGCGCCAATGGCGAGTGGCGCGCGCGACTGCAGCGCGCGGACGGCACGACGCTCGACGTGCGCGCCGCCGCGATCGCCAACGCGGCGGGCCCGTGGGTCGGCGAGCTGCTGAAAGGCGCTCTCGGCCGGCCGGCGTCGCACAGCGTGCGGCTCGTCAAGGGCAGCCACATCGTTACGCGGCGCCTGTTCGAGCACGACCATGCGTACATCTTCCAGAACCCGGACAAGCGGATCATCTTTGCGATTCCGTACGAGCACGACTACACGCTGATCGGCACGACCGACCTCGAATATCGCGGCGACCCGTCGCAGGTCGCGATCGACGCGAACGAAACGCAGTACCTGTGCGATTCGATCAACCGCTACTTCAGGCAGAAGATCTCCCCCGCCGACGTGCGCTGGAGCTATTCGGGCGTGCGCCCGCTGCTGGAGGACGAGAACGCGGACAATCCGTCGGCGGTCACGCGCGACTACTCGCTCGAACTCGACGCGCCCGCGAACGAGGCGCCGCTGCTGTCGGTGTTCGGCGGCAAGATCACGACCTTTCGCAAGCTCGCCGAGCAGGCCGTCGACACGCTCACCGAGGCACTGCGACACGGTGCGCCCGCGTGGACCGCCGGCGCGCCGCTGCCGGGCGGCGACATCGCGCAGGCGAACTTCAATCGCTTCCTCGGTGAGTTCTCGCGCGAGCATGCGTGGCTTCCGGCGTCGCTCGCGCACCGGCTCGCGCGCGCGTATGGCACGCGGGCGAATCGCGTGATCGGCCCGGCACGTTCGCGCGCCGAGCTCGGCCGCGAGTTCGCGCCGGGACTGCACGAAGCCGAGCTGGTCTATCTGCGCGATACCGAATGGGCGCTCAGCGCCGAGGACGTGCTGTGGCGACGCTCGAAGCTCGGCCTGCATCTCGAGCCGGGCACGCTCGAGCAGGTCACGCGCGACATCGACGCGTGGTTCGCGCGCGAGCCGGCGCAGCAGAGCGCGTAGGCGGCGCGCCACCCGCACCCACGCGCCGCGCTTCGGCCACCCACTGCAGGTTCGGCTGGACGGCTCCGGCACGCACCCTCACACTATGGCGGCCCGCTCATAACAACACGCCGTTCCCATCGCCGGCCAGCAATCCGGCGATCCGTAACACGCATGGAGAAGAGACAATGCAGGATCAGTACGTCCTCGCGCTTGACCAAGGCACCACCAGCTCGCGCGCGATGCTGTTCGACCGGCGCGGCAACGTCGTGTCGATCGCGCAGAAGGAATTCCAGCAGATCTACCCGCATCCGGGCTGGGTCGAGCACGACCCGCAGGAAATCTGGTCGACGCAGGCCGGCGTCGCCGCCGAGGCCGTCACGCGCGCCGGCATGAACGGCACGTCGATCGCGGCGATCGGCATCACGAACCAGCGCGAAACCACCATCGTGTGGGATCGCGAAACCGGCCATCCGATCTACAACGCGATCGTCTGGCAGGACCGCCGTACCGCCGACTTCTGCGACGAACTGAAGGCGCAGGGGCTCGAAGCGAGCGTACGCGCGAAGACCGGTCTGCCGATCGACTCGTATTTCTCGGCGACCAAAATCCGCTGGATTCTCGACAACGTCGAAGGTGCGCGCGAAAAAGCGCGTCAGGGCCGGCTCGCGTTCGGCACCGTCGATAGCTGGCTCATGTGGAATTTCACGAAAGGCGCGCTGCACGTCACCGACGTGACCAACGCTTCGCGCACGATGCTGTTCAACATCCACATGCTGAAGTGGGACGACGAGCTGCTCGCCGCGCTCGACATCCCGCGAAGCATGCTGCCGGACGTGCGGCCGTCGTCGGAGGTGTACGGACTGACGGTGACCACCGTGTTCGCGTCGAAAATTCCGCTCGCGGGCATCGCCGGCGATCAGCACGCGGCACTGTTCGGCCAGATGTGCACCGAGTCCGGCATGGTGAAGAACACCTACGGCACCGGCTGCTTCCTCGTGATGAACACGGGCGAGAAACCGATCGAATCGAAGAACAATCTCATCACGACGATCGCTTGGCAGATCGGCGAGCGGATCGACTATGCGCTCGAAGGCAGCATCTTCATCGGCGGCGCGGTCGTGCAGTGGCTGCGCGATGGCCTCGGCATCATCAAGAACGCGGCGGAAATCGAAACGCTCGCGCGCGGCGTGCCGCATTGCGACGGCGTGTACCTCGTGCCCGCGTTCGCCGGTCTCGGCGCACCGCACTGGAACGCGCATGCGCGCGGCACGCTGTTCGGCGTCACGCGTGGCACCACGTCGGCGCACATCGCGCGCGCCGCGCTCGATTCGATCGCGTATCAATCGCTCGACGTGCTGACGGCCATGGAAGCCGACTCGGGCATTCGCATCGGCGAGTTGCGCGTGGATGGCGGCGCCTGCGCGAACAATCTGCTGATGCAGTTCCAGGCCGACATTCTCGGCGTCGACACGGTGCGACCGCAGGTGTCGGAGACGACCGCACTGGGCGCCGCGTATCTGGCCGGGCTTGCGGTCGGCTACTGGAAGGACATCGACGAATTGAAAAGCCAGTGGAAGCTCGAGCACCGCTTTACCCCGGCGCTGCCGCATGCGGAGGTGAAGACGTGTCTCGAAGGCTGGCAGCGCGCGATTCGCGCGGCGAAGGCCTGGGCCGATACGCCGTAAGGCGGCGCATTCGTCCGGTTTGGCGCGGCGCGAAGGCCCGCGTCCGAAAGCACGTATGATGGCGCTTTTTCACCGCGGCGCGCGGGCCCGCAACCCGTCGCCCGAGCGCTTTGCGCTTAACGTTTTTCAGGCATGATCGACCACCTCATCTGTGACTGCGACGGCGTGCTCGTCGACAGTGAAGTCATCGCCGATCGCGTGATGTTCGACACGCTGACGGCCACCTTCCCCGGCCTCGATTTCGCCCCCGTCGTCAAAACCGCGTTCGGCCAGCAGACGTCGCGCTTTCTCGCCGGCCTCGAAAAGCAGTTCGACATTACGCTGCCCGCGAACTTCCTCGATACGATCGAGCACAACGTCGAGCTCGCGCTCGCCGCGTCGCTCGGTCCGATCCACGGCGTGCGCGACGCGCTGCAACGCGTGACGCTACCGGCCGCGGTCGTCTCGAACAGCCGCTTGACGCGCGTGAGCGCTTCGGTGCGGCGCGCGGGTTTGCAGCAGATCTTCGGCGAGCGCGTGTTCAGCGCCGAGCAGGTCGCGCGGCCGAAGCCCTATCCCGACGTCTATCTGTTCGCGGCCAGCACGCTCGGGGTCGAGCCGGCGCGCTGCCTCGTCGTCGAAGACAGCGTCGCGGGTCTGAACGCGGCGCGCGCAGCCGGCATGAAGACGATCGCGTTCGTCGGCGCGAGCCATATTCCGGACGGCTACGCGGATGCGCTGCGCGCGATGGGCATCACGCGGATCATGAAGCACATGGATGAGCTGCCGGCGCTCATCGAGGCGGGCGTGCGCGGCGAGTTTGGCGACGTGCAGTCGTAGCGGTTTCCGCAAGGCGAAAAAAAGCCGGTTCTTCTTCTGAAGAACCGGCTTTTTGCATGATGGCGTCAAGCGCCGCTCGATGGATGGCCCGTCAAGCCTCGACCATCGCGCCCTCGCGCACCTGCGCGAGCGCCTCGCGAAACTCGACCAGCTCGGCGATCGTCAGCATCGGCAGATTGTGTTGCGCGGCAAAGCGTTCGACGTCCGCGCCGCGCGTCATCGTGCCGTCGGCGTTCATCAGTTCGC from Paraburkholderia sp. HP33-1 includes the following:
- a CDS encoding TetR/AcrR family transcriptional regulator — protein: MPKTLSADDIQQFREAMRRVAENAFATRGAQGVTMRELAKELGCSAMTPYRYFRDKDEILAMVRAAAFNRFAARLEAAAQSIPMDAPAIDHSAVSRAYVAFALDEPHAYRLMFDQTPQQQGAYPELADASRRAWQLLEAHFERLVEAGILEGDPRLIGYAYWTSLHGFTMLALANQLPPSAAQQAPSAADGAQQPSREAVFAQILRMLWRGALAQRA
- the glpK gene encoding glycerol kinase GlpK, with the translated sequence MQDQYVLALDQGTTSSRAMLFDRRGNVVSIAQKEFQQIYPHPGWVEHDPQEIWSTQAGVAAEAVTRAGMNGTSIAAIGITNQRETTIVWDRETGHPIYNAIVWQDRRTADFCDELKAQGLEASVRAKTGLPIDSYFSATKIRWILDNVEGAREKARQGRLAFGTVDSWLMWNFTKGALHVTDVTNASRTMLFNIHMLKWDDELLAALDIPRSMLPDVRPSSEVYGLTVTTVFASKIPLAGIAGDQHAALFGQMCTESGMVKNTYGTGCFLVMNTGEKPIESKNNLITTIAWQIGERIDYALEGSIFIGGAVVQWLRDGLGIIKNAAEIETLARGVPHCDGVYLVPAFAGLGAPHWNAHARGTLFGVTRGTTSAHIARAALDSIAYQSLDVLTAMEADSGIRIGELRVDGGACANNLLMQFQADILGVDTVRPQVSETTALGAAYLAGLAVGYWKDIDELKSQWKLEHRFTPALPHAEVKTCLEGWQRAIRAAKAWADTP
- the ggt gene encoding gamma-glutamyltransferase, with product MTGFNWQNPYPTQRLPVFARNIVSTSHPLAAQAGLRMLWKGGNAVDAAIAAAAAITVVEPVSCGLGGDAFALVWDGKKLHGLNASGVSPAAWNVEYFKRKYGEENGLAKQPKRGWDAVTVPGVIAGWEALHQKFGKLPFADLMEPAIEIAERGHAVASVVAYKWAAAVPELKDQPGFAQTFMPRGRAPEVSELVRFPGHAKTLRQLAEQGPRAYYEGEIAERIAAFAREGGGALSADDLRNYRADWVEPIGKDYRGYTVHEIPPNGQGIAALVALGILEKFDVKSLKVDSVESQHLQIEAMKLAFADVYRYVADPRSMEVTPEQMLDDAYLTSRAKLIDPKRATHFNFGMPKAGGTIYMSAADESGMMVSFIQSNYMGFGSGVVVPDSGIALQNRGCGFSMDPNSPNVVEGGKRPFHTIIPAFLTQQVNGRQEAVMSFGVMGGDMQPQGHLQTVVRMLDYGQQPQAACDAPRWKVNHDFTVDIESTLDPKTTEGLQKLGHTIKSVDDPYMDFGSGQFIWKLDRNEPERGYVAASDSRRDGLAAGF
- a CDS encoding ferritin-like domain-containing protein yields the protein MQTELNHVMPWRIEDIDLTRIDRQKAAVNEDLLLLLCAASFIESGTDLYTSNLSTFFNGDPEVSAWLNDEWEPEEMQHGRALKTYIGYVWPEFDWDTAFRNFMGEYSLTCSVEDFEKTRALEMVARCVVETGTATLYRAINECSDEPVLKQITDNIRTDEVRHYKHFFKYFKKYNRIEGNGRLAVLGALMRRVMEIKNEDSEIALRHVFAIRYPERVHDFAYNRERAARITTLVRRNLSADMCVKMLLKPLQLPARIQPGVHYPLAKITQHVFFR
- a CDS encoding HAD family hydrolase, with amino-acid sequence MIDHLICDCDGVLVDSEVIADRVMFDTLTATFPGLDFAPVVKTAFGQQTSRFLAGLEKQFDITLPANFLDTIEHNVELALAASLGPIHGVRDALQRVTLPAAVVSNSRLTRVSASVRRAGLQQIFGERVFSAEQVARPKPYPDVYLFAASTLGVEPARCLVVEDSVAGLNAARAAGMKTIAFVGASHIPDGYADALRAMGITRIMKHMDELPALIEAGVRGEFGDVQS
- a CDS encoding DeoR/GlpR family DNA-binding transcription regulator, translating into MTRDPRLTLNARQQELLEWVQRDGFVTVDDLASHFDVTPQTIRRDVNWLADMNLLRRYHGGASLPTSSENVSYTARQRMFHEEKRRIAALVATHIPDQASLFINLGTTTEEVARALNRHRGLRVVTNNLNVASMMSGYPDCEVLVTGGIVRPWDKGIVGELAIDFIRQFKVDFAIIGTSSIETDGTLRDFDTREVRVAEAIIEHARTVFLAADHSKFGRPALVRQGHLEQIDALFTDAAPPADMTEALSAANCQIYIAG
- a CDS encoding MFS transporter, which produces MNTPALHSTIASPRAAPLSKAMVRRIVFSSSIGNALEWFDFLVYGYFATIIAKQFFPMQDEWLSTLLAIATFGISFLMRPLGAVVLGVYGDRKGRKAALTLAIALMMVGTFTMAVMPPFSSVGLAAPLLVLFARLVQGFAVGGEFGSATAFMVEHSASRRGYYASWQFASQGLAAITAAAFGSLLSAWLPAEHLNSWGWRLPFVFGLLLGPVGYYIRSHLDETPEFLALREERAASEAAGERKVVSETKDASFSNQWVNLLLTIGIVAQSTVGVYVLQLYMPLYAVKQLHMAAAASFGVVVLNGGMQFIFSPIMGALSDRIGRIRIMLTTSILLGLLIYPMFAWLQTHPTIGWLLVLQGVAGMFKAAYSGPMPALMSEIFPTQVRSTGLSIGYSLGVTIFGGFAPTIVETFIHLTGDKLAPSYYVLLAAVLSGVSLIIVALRMRRVRPVSGDVQPA
- the glpD gene encoding glycerol-3-phosphate dehydrogenase yields the protein MQRTQQVAQGTNYDLLVVGGGINGAGIARDAAGRGLSVLLCEQDDLAAHTSSASTKLIHGGLRYLEYREFGLVRKALQERETLLRAAPHIMWPLRFVMPHMPDLRPAWLIRAGLFLYDHLAKRELLPGSRGIVMSRHPAGAPLVDSIKRGFVYSDGWVNDARLVVLTALDAHERGATILTRTKLVKAERANGEWRARLQRADGTTLDVRAAAIANAAGPWVGELLKGALGRPASHSVRLVKGSHIVTRRLFEHDHAYIFQNPDKRIIFAIPYEHDYTLIGTTDLEYRGDPSQVAIDANETQYLCDSINRYFRQKISPADVRWSYSGVRPLLEDENADNPSAVTRDYSLELDAPANEAPLLSVFGGKITTFRKLAEQAVDTLTEALRHGAPAWTAGAPLPGGDIAQANFNRFLGEFSREHAWLPASLAHRLARAYGTRANRVIGPARSRAELGREFAPGLHEAELVYLRDTEWALSAEDVLWRRSKLGLHLEPGTLEQVTRDIDAWFAREPAQQSA